In Anser cygnoides isolate HZ-2024a breed goose chromosome Z, Taihu_goose_T2T_genome, whole genome shotgun sequence, a genomic segment contains:
- the LOC136789137 gene encoding E3 ubiquitin-protein ligase Topors-like — translation MDVPSDWTCPACGEGQDDIAYMTPCLHRLCYGCALRWAMKNPSCPFCRETIKTIKYSVRSDDDYLECAVPEPAEHLAEDQQEEQEAVEPVPRAPDLSFPPEVWAAFFREHPENVEPLLAWLQQELETISGSEWWEVAAGLSTVIGYLCVYGLDEEGLVRALQPCLKNQTLPFVVRLITAAVELCSTEIRRQRDRQDAHAAGSQEDSPAAAHSHATSPGGTRAPATTEEEEAPEEPGQAAAGPSAQGRDCLPGVRRRAPKRRASSSLQDSPQPRKRPPRRRH, via the coding sequence ATGGATGTGCCATCGGACTggacctgcccagcctgtggggaAGGTCAGGACGATATTGCCTACATGACCCCCTGTCTCCACCGGCTGTGCTATGGCTGCGCCCTGCGGTGGGCAATGAAGAATCCATCGTgccccttctgcagggagacaATCAAGACCATCAAGTACTCGGTGAGGTCAGACGACGATTACCTGGAGTGTGCTGTCCCAGAGCCTGCCGAGCACTTGGCTGAggaccagcaggaggagcaggaggctgtggagccagtgcccaGGGCTCCTGACCTCAGCTTCCCACCCGAGGTCTGGGCAGCCTTCTTCCGCGAGCACCCGGAAAACGTCGAGCCCCTGCttgcgtggctgcagcaggagctggagaccatCTCTGGCTCCGAGTGGTGGGAGGTGGCTGCGGGCCTGAGCACGGTGATCGGCTACCTGTGCGTCTACGGTCTCGACGAGGAGGGCTTGGTGCGGGCGCTGCAGCCTTGCCTCAAAAACCAGACGCTGCCTTTCGTGGTGCGGCTCATCACTGCCGCTGTGGAGCTTTGCAGCACAGAGATCCGCCGGCAGCGTGACCGCCAGGACGCCCacgctgcagggagccaggaggacagccccgcggccgcccacAGCCACGCCACCTCTCCAGGGGGGACTCGTGCCCCTGCCaccacagaagaggaggaggcacctgaggagccagggcaggcggcagcaggtccctctgcccagggcagggactgctTGCCTGGGGTGCGCCGGCGCGCCCCGAagaggagggccagcagcagcctccaggactctccccagccccgcaagAGGCCGCCCCGACGGCGGCACTAG